One window of the Ammospiza nelsoni isolate bAmmNel1 chromosome 2, bAmmNel1.pri, whole genome shotgun sequence genome contains the following:
- the LOC132070061 gene encoding uncharacterized protein LOC132070061, producing the protein MDFSSPLTLLCLLVIITVTQGSAIWTGVLSGDSAIFSLEIQSLQNFSSMSKEDKKCSTTVLNDTLLAKCGTSASRWLNLENGSLVLRSVEKDDEGKYGFVFQNTARNFTLEVFEPTIGIQCFPDGTAELSCNVASNEILVFRWLLNGTHLKAEGACIKDAGKKVHLGKTEPGEFVCEILKGNSVTRTRPISLSCSYDLLRYPGFIYILAGCAAGALILLVALPAAICCCMRKRRHKFIPVPSEEEKDDGLTMSVVSGEGTKSPPNGDHLEAQSDRPAKPDAAQIGQGVEPQPVAEENLPVQIEAEEMPDAEVLVDMDGQEDASDCFPDPADD; encoded by the exons ATGGATTTCAGCTCTCCTTTGACTCTGCTCTGCTTGCTGGTGATAATAACTGTTACTCAAG GCTCTGCCATCTGGACTGGCGTGCTCAGTGGCGACTcagcaatattttctttggaaatcCAAAGCCTGCAGAACTTCTCCAGCATGAGCAAGGAGGACAAGAAATGCTCTACAACTGTCCTAAATGATACCTTGTTGGCCAAGTGTGGCACTTCTGCCAGCAGATGGCTGAACTTAGAGAATGGCTCCCTGGTGCTGAGGAGTGTGGAGAAAGATGACGAAGGAAAATACGGATTTGTTTTTCAGAACACCGCCAGAAATTTTACACTGGAAGTGTTTG agccGACCATTGGTATCCAGTGCTTCCCTGACGGAACTGCAGAGCTGTCCTGCAACGTGGCCAGCAACGAGATCCTGGTCTTCAGGTGGCTCCTCAATGGCACCCACCTGAAAGCCGAGGGGGCTTGCATTAAGGATGCTGGGAAGAAGGTTCACCTGGGCAAAACTGAGCCTGGGGAGTTTGTGTGTGAGATTTTGAAGGGGAACAGTGTCACAAGGACCAGGCCCATTTCGCTGTCTTGCAGCTACG ACCTGCTGCGCTACCCAGGGTTCATTTACATCCTGGCAGGCTGTGCAGCGGGTGCGCTTATCCTGCTGGTGGCTTTGCCTGCAGCCATATGTTGCTGCATGAGGAAGAGGAGACACAAGTTCATCCCAGTGCCTTCAG aggaggagaaggatgaTGGGCTAACAATGTCAGTGGTGTCTGGGGAAGGCACGAAGAGCCCCCCCAATGGAGACCACCTGGAGGCTCAGAGTGACCGTCCTGCCAAGCCTG aTGCTGCCCAGATTGGTCAAGGTGTTGAGCCCCAGCCAGTGGCAGAAGAAAACCTACCAGTGCAGATAGAAGCTGAGGAAATGCCGGATGCTGAGGTCCTAGTTGATATGGATGGCCAGGAAGATGCCTCAGACTGTTTCCCAGATCCAGCTGATGACTGA
- the CD2 gene encoding T-cell surface antigen CD2 encodes MNFRRIFLVKCLLLLFPSVKCSSTSWIYKAVNETALLSIAAPGSIYEATWKKGTQRLVQIRDNRAKHFVNKEQCRCALLRNGTLEIQRLQKEDSGSYTVQAYQKDGQLKAEESIMLLVQEPVPQPILMAECRNKSVSVKCEAKGKAKDEVFLIELTQPNGKKIQKNATVLEWHGWNSGTFRCVVKNKVSEKMAEKAINCSGKMDFYRILSIAGGAVFFVIFVICIIYCIRRRKTKRNEIYGEERAMQTLPVYHEMGTMRELPQAPSKPTPRQQRVQQRPLPPQPQEPQQLRPQPRPRTQPRTPNPPRHRP; translated from the exons ATGAACTTTAGGAGGATTTTCCTAGTCAAGTGcttgctgcttttatttcccaGTGTAAAAT gctccagcaccagctggaTTTACAAGGCAGTGAACGAGACAGCTCTTCTCAGCattgctgctcctgggagcatCTACGAGGCCACATGGAAGAAAGGGACACAAAGGCTGGTTCAGATCAGAGACAACAGAGCCAAGCACTTTGTGAACAAGGAGCAGTGCAGGTGTGCCCTACTCCGCAATGGGACCCTGGAAATCCAGCGCCTGCAGAAGGAGGACAGTGGGAGCTACACGGTGCAGGCTTATCAGAAGGATGGACAGCTGAAGGCAGAAGAAAGTATAATGTTATTAGTTCAGG AACCTGTCCCTCAGCCAATCCTCATGGCTGAATGCAGGAATAAAAGTGTGTCTGTCAAGTGTGAAGCAAAAGGGAAGGCCAAGGATgaagtatttttaatagaaCTGACCCAACCCAAtggcaaaaaaatccaaaagaacGCAACAGTGCTGGAATGGCACGGGTGGAATTCTGGGACATTCCGATGCGTTGTTAAGAACAAAGTCAGTGAAAAAATGGCTGAAAAAGCAATTAACTGCTCAG GCAAGATGGACTTTTATCGCATCTTGAGCATAGCAGGAGGTGCAGTCTTCTTTGTCATCTTTGTGATTTGCATTATTTATTGTATCAGAAGGAGGAAAACGAAAAGGAATGAAATTTATG GGGAGGAGCGAGCGATGCAGACCCTGCCCGTGTACCATGAGATGGGGACGATGCGGGAGCTGCCCCAGGCTCCGTCCAAGCCCACCCCGAGGCAGCAGCGAGTGCAGCAGCGGCCGctgcccccgcagccccaggagccacagcagctccgGCCCCAGCCACGGCCCCGCACCCAGCCAcggaccccaaacccccccagaCACAGGCCCTGA